CCTCGCGCTGCGCGGCGCGTCCGTCTCCATCTCCGGCGAGCCCCTGTTCAAGTCGGTGAGCGACGTGCTCCGCGGCCTCGGCTGGAGCCAGCAGCCGCCCGAGCAGCAGGGGGCCGTGCGCGACCGCTGGGAGTCCCTCGACGCGATCATGGGCCTCGCCGAGCGCATGCCCGCCGGCAGCACCTTCCGCGCGTTCACCGACGAGCTGCTCGAGCGGCAGGCCGGCCAGCACGAGCCGACCGTCTCCGCCGTCACGCTCGCGACGCTGCACTCCGCCAAGGGCCTCGAGTGGGAGCACGTCTACCTGATGGGGCTCAGCGAGGGGCTGGTGCCCATCAGCTACGCGCAGACGCTCGAGGCGGTGGACGAGGAGCGGCGCCTCCTCTACGTGGGGATCACGCGCGCCCGATCCGGCCTGCGGCTCTCCTGGAGCCGGAGCGGACCGCAGCGCTCGGGTCAGCGGGAGCCGTCGCGGTTCCTGGCAGAGCTCGACACCCGCATCTCGGGTGGGGGAGCGAAGCGCGGCGGCTGATCCTGCCGGTCCGCACGTCGAGCACCGCCTGGTGCGCGGCGAGCGGGTTCTCGCCCGTCGTGAGCAGCCGGTGCGCGGGACGCGCGGCGAGGGCCGCGACCTCGGCGGGCACGAGGCCCGCGTCGGATCCGCTGTCGCGCCCGAGCAGCTGCGTCGCGATGGCGGGCCAGGCCGGATCCGCGTCCCGCCGGTGCAGGTCGAGGCAGTAGCAGCAGACCGTGCGCCCCGGCTCGACGAGCGGGCCGACGACCGCGTGCCGGTCGCCGAGGACGACGGGCAGGTGCGGCACGTCCTCCCGTGCCCAGCGCCCGTAGACCGCGGGGGCGATGGCGAAGTGCGCGACGACGAACGCGAGGGCGGCGCGGGGATCCGCGTCCTCGCCGCCGCCCTGCATCCGCACGTCGTGCCCGGCGCGGGCGAGGGCGTCGGCGAGGCGGCCGGCCGTGGCGCCGCCGCCCGCCACCACGACCGGGCCGGTCCGGCGCGTCGTCGGGGCGTCGCCCGGTGACGCGACCGCCGGCCCCGGCTCGCGCGGCGGCAGGAGCGCCGGCCGCACGAGGTCGAGGAGCTGCGACGCCTGCGCGGGCGTCGCGCCCTCCGACGCGGCGATCATGTCGAGGCCGCCGCGGCTGACTCCCTGCACGAGCGCGGCGAGCAGGCGCTCGTCGAGCCGCGACACGGCGGTGAGGACGACGGGCGGGCGGTCGACGCCGAGCTGGAGGGAGTCGGGCGTGCGCCAGACGAGCGGGAGGCGGGGATCGAGTCGGAGGGCCATGGGCCCGGAGGGTGCCCGACGTGCGCTTCCCGCGCGGGGTGCGTCCACAGGCGGCGGACGCCCGCGGCGCATGCCCGGGCGGCGAAGGGCCCGGGACGCACGAGGCCGGCACCGCGGGTGCGGTGCCGGCCTCGGCAGGGGGTGCGGCCGTGCGTCAGACGGGACGCGGATCCGCGCCGGGGGAGTCGTCCGGACCCTCGTCCGTCGGCGCGCCGGGCTCGGTGGCGCGGCCCTGGCCGTCCTCCACGGGACGGCCTGCGTCGGATCCGCTCAGCAGGTCCTCGAGCGCCTGGTCGACCTCGTCGGGCTCCGGCTCGCCCTGCGTGAGGCGGGCGACGAGCGCGTGCGGCGCGTCGATGTCCTCGGAGGCGGGCAGCACGTCGGGGTGCGACCACAACGCGTCGCGCTGCTCCGCGCCCACGCCGTCGGTGACGGCCTGCCACATCGCGGCCGCCTCGCGGAGGCGGCGCGGCCGGAGCTCCAGGCCCACCAGCGTCGCGAACGCGGATTCGGCGGGCCCGCCCGTCGCGCGGCGGCGGCGCACCGTCTCGGCGATGGCCGAGGCCCGGGGGAGGCGCACCGTGGCCGCGGCCGTGACCACGTCGACCCAGCCCTCGATGAGCGCGAGCATCGTCTCGAGGCGCGCGAGCGCGGCGAGCTGCGCGTCGGTCTTCGGCGGGATGAGGGATCCGTCGACCATGGCCTGGCGCAGCTCCTCGGGGTTCGACGGGTCGAAGCCCTCCGCGAGCGTCTCGAGCCGGTCGGTGTCGATGTGCACGCCCTTCGCGAACTCCGTGATGGAGGAGATGAGCTGCAGGCGCAGCCAGCGGGCGTGGCGGAACAGGCGCGCGTGGGCGAGCTCGCGCACGGCGAGGTAGATCTGGACCTGGTCCTCGGGGACGTCGAGGCCGGATCCGAAGCCGGCGACGTTCTGCGGCAGGAGCGCGGCCTGCTGGTCGTCGAGCAGAGGGATGCCGACGTCGCCGCCGGAGACGACCTCGGTGGACAGCTGCCCGACGACCTGGCCGAGCTGCATCGCGAACAGCGTGCCGCCGAGGTTCCGCATCATGCGCCCGGCGCCCGCGACCATGCCCTGCATCTCCTCGGGCGCGTTCTGCTGCAGCACCTCGGTGAGGGAGTCGGCGATGCTGAGGGCTACGGGCTCGGCGAGCTGCGTCCACACGGGCATCGTGAGCTCCGTCCACTGCGCGCGGGTGACGAGGCGCGGCGCGACCGTGAGCTGGCTGACGTGGGTGACCTCGTCGAGCCAGAGCGCGGCGACCTGGAACGCCTGGTCGAGCGGCGCGGACGCGGCGGCGGTGACCTGCGTCTGCTCGGCGGACGCGAGCTGGCGCGCGCCCTCGCGCGCCACCTTCCAGTCGACGCCGTCGCCGCTGTTCGCGAGCGCGCCCTGGAGCTGCGCGAGGAGCTGGCGGACCGTCTCGGGGTCCTGCGGGAGGCCGGCGGCGCCCGCGAGCTTGTCCGGGTCGATCTGCCCGTCGGCGCCCAGGAAGCGCTCCAGCATGCGGCGGAACTCGTCCTCGGGATTCGGGGTGGGCTCGTCGGCCATGAGGGGTCTCCCGGTGGGTCTGGAGGGGCCGGATCGCGGTGCCGCGGCCGGTGGATCCACGGTAGCCCGCGCCCACGGGAAACCCATCCGCATTCGCCTAGGCTGGGCCGTCGCGGCTTCCGCCCGCCGCGAACAGCGGCCGATCGGGCCGCCGAGAACCCCGTCGCGCGACCGCATCCCGGCCCGCCGCGCCACCCGACCGCGAGGACCTCCGGATGAGCCTGTTCGCCCAGCACGCCCCCCGCGCACCCCGGCCGCCGCGCCGCCGTCGCGTCGGCCGCGTGCTCGCCGGCGCCGGCGCCGTGCTCGCGCTCGCGCTCGGCCTGCTGCCGTCGCCGTACGTCATCGAGCAGCCGGGACCCGTGTTCGACACCCTCGGCACGAGCGACCACCAGGGCACCGAGCGTCCCCTCATCGCCATCCCCGACCGGCCCACCTACCCCACCGACGGCCGCCTCGACATGCTCACCGTCAGCGTGGTCGGCAACCCGGCGCAGCGCCCCGACTGGTTCTCGGTCGTCTCCGCCTGGCTCGACCCGAGCCGCAGCGTCATCCCGCTGGAGGCCGTGTTCCCCGCGGACCAGACCGCGGAGGAGCGGGACGCGCAGAACCAGGTGCAGATGACGGACTCGCAGCAGGACGCCGTCGCCGCGGCGCTCACCGAGCTCGGCATCGACGTGCCGCGCACGCTGCAGGTGCAGACCGTCCTCGCGGGATCCGCCGCGGACGGCTCCCTGCGCGCGGGGGACGCCATCCGCACCGTGGACGGCGACCCGGTCGTCGACCTGGCCGACCTGCAGGCGCGCGTCGCGGCGGCGGGCACGGGCACCGCGCTGTCCTTCGGGATCACGCGCGACGGCGCGGAGAGCACGGTGGAGGTCACGCCAGCCGAGCGCGACGGCCGCGCGGTCATCGGCGTCGTCACCTCCACCGCCTACGAGTTCCCGTTCGAGGTCGACATCCAGCTCGACGACGTCGGCGGGCCGAGCGCCGGCATGATGTTCGCGCTCGGGATCATGGACAAGCTGGAGGAGGGCTCGCTCACCGGCGGGAAGGCGATCGCGGGCACGGGCACCATCGACGCCTCCGGCACCGTCGGCCCCATCGGCGGGATCCGCCAGAAGCTCTTCGGCGCCGAGCGCGCGGGAGCGGAGTACTTCCTCGCGCCGGCCGACAACTGCGACGAGGTCCGCGGGCACGTGCCCGACGGCCTCCGCGTGTTCGCCGTGACGACGCTCGACGACTCGCTCGCGGCCCTCGGCGCCGTCTCGTCGGGCGGCGACCTGGACGCCCTCCCGACCTGCTGAGGCCGCCCGCGGCAGGGCATCGGGGGCCTGCCCGGACGGCGGTATGGAGGGTCGCCTTACCAGACGCGGACCCCCGATCGCTCGCAGGTCCCTGGCAAGGTGCCCGCCTAGGATGAGGACTCCGCTGTCCCCGACTCTGAGGCACACACGTGACAAGCACATCCGCCCGGCCCGCCAGACGGAGCCGAGCCCCCCTCGCCATCACCGCGGCCATCATCGCCGCCCTGGTGATCGCGTTCTTCATCTTCGCCGGCTTCTACGCCGACGTCCTCTGGTACGACCAGCTGGGCTACCTCGGGGTGCTGCTCACGCAGTGGGGCGCGGGCATCGCGCTGTTCCTCGTCGGGTTCCTCGCCATGGCGATCCCGGTGTTCGTCAGCATCCAGGTCGCGTACCGCTCGCGGCCCGTCTACGCGAAGCTCAACTCGCAGCTCGACCGCTACCAGCAGGTGGTGGAGCCGCTGCGCCGCCTCGCGATGTTCGCGATCCCCGCCGTCTTCGGCCTCTTCGCCGGCGTCTCGGCCTCGAGCGGCTGGCAGCGCACCCTGCTGTGGCTGAACCGCACGCCCGCCGGCACGGTGGACCCGCAGTTCAAGCTCGACGTGTCCTTCTACATGTTCGAGCTGCCCTTCTACCACGCGGTCGTCGGCTTCGCCTCGGCCGTCGTCATCATCTCCATGCTCGGCGTCCTCGCCACCAGCTACCTGTACGGCGCCGTGCGCTTCACGGGCCGCGAGGTGCGGATCTCGAAGAGCTCGCGCATCCAGATCGCGATCACCGCGGGCGTCTACTTCCTCCTGCAGGGCGTGAGCATCTGGCTCGACCAGTACTCCTCCGTCGTGAACACCGCCAACGGCGGGCTCATCACGGGTGCGGCGTACTCCGACGTGAACGCCGTCATCCCGGGCCGCGCGATCCTCGCCGGCATCGCCGCCGTCGTCGCCCTGCTGTTCATCGTCACGGCGGTCATCGGCCGCTGGCGCCTGCCGATCATCGGCACGGCGGGCCTCATCGTCACCAGCATCCTCATCGGCACGGCCTACCCGGCCGTCGTGCAGCGCTTCCAGGTGGAGCCGAGCGAGCGGACCCTCGAGGCCCAGTACCTCGAGCGGAACATCGAGGCGACGCGCGACGCGTACGGCCTGGCCGACATCGAGGAGATCCCCTACGACGCGACCACGGACACCACGCCGGGCGCGCTCCGCGAGGACGCCGCCACCACGGCCAACATCCGCATCCTCGACCCCGCGGTCGTGGGCGACGCGTTCAGCCAGCTCCAGCAGTTCCGGCAGTACTACCAGTTCGGCGACAACCTCGACGTCGACCGGTACGACATCGACGGCCGCGTGCAGGACACGGTGGTCGCGGTCCGCGAGCTGAGCCCGGACAACACGGGCACCTCGTGGGTCAACCAGCACCTCGTGTACACGCACGGCTACTCGCTCGTCGCGGCGTACGGCACGCAGCGCACCTCCGACGGCCAGCCCGTGTTCCTCGAGTCGGGCATCCCCGCCTCGGGCGACCTCGGCGACTTCGAGCCGCGCGTGTACTTCGGCGAGAACTCGCCCGACTACTCCATCGTCGGCGGGCCCGAGTCCGGCGACAAGGTCGAGCTCGACTACCCGTCGGGCGAGGACGGCGCCGACGAGACCTACACGACGTTCCAGGGGAACGGCGGCCCGAAGGTCGACAACGTCTTCAAGCGCCTCATCTACGCGCTGAAGTTCCAGTCGGAGCAGATCTTCCTCGCGAGCCAGGTCAACGACCAGTCGCAGATCATCTACGACCGCGACCCGGCGCAGCGCGTCGGCAAGGTTGCGCCGTACCTCACGGTCGACAAGGACCCGTACCCCAGCGTGGTCGACGGCCGCGTCGTGTGGATCGTCGACGGCTACACGACGAGCGACCAGTACCCGTACTCGGAGCGCAACGACATGAGCCGGCTCATCGCCGACTCGCAGCAGACGCAGCCGCTCGTGCCGACGGACCGGATCAACTACATCCGCAACTCGGTGAAGGCCACGGTCGACGCGTACGACGGCAAGGTCACGCTCTACGCGTGGGACACCGACGACCCGATCCTCAAGACCTGGCAGAAGGTGTTCCCCTCGACCCTCAAGCCGATCGCGGACATCTCGGGCGAGCTCATGAGCCACCTGCGGTTCCCGGCCGACATGTTCAAGGTCCAGCGCGCGGTCCTCGGCAAGTACCACGTGACCGACCCCGGATCGATCTACTCGAACCAGGACCTCTGGACCACGCCGAACGACCCGACCGCCTCCACGGACGCGGGCACGCAGGCCAAGCTGCAGCCGCCGTACTACCTGACCATGCAGATGCCGGGTCAGGACGCGCCGCGGTTCTCGCTGTACTCCACGTTCATCCCGCCGGCCACGCAGGACACCGCCCGAAGCGTGCTCACGGGCTACCTCGGGGTCGACTCGGACGCGGGAAGCACCGCGGGCCAGAAGGCGGAGGACTACGGGAAGCTCCGGCTGCTCACGCTGCCGAACGACGACACCATCCCGGCGCCGACGCAGATCCAGAACAACTTCAACTCGGACACGAACGTGGCGAACCAGCTCAACCTGCTGGAGCGCGGCGGACGCACGAGCGTGGTGCGCGGCAACCTGCTGACCCTCCCGGTCGGCGGCGGCCTGCTCTACGTGCAGCCCGTGTACGTCCGCTCGACGGGCGACACGAGCTACCCGCTGCTCCGCAAGGTGCTCGTGGCGTTCGGCGACAAGATCGCGTTCGAGGACACGCTGGACGCGGCCCTCGACAGCATCTTCGAGGGCGACTCGGGAGCCACCGCGGGCGACGAGGCCGTGGAGGGCACGACGCCCGCCGACCCCGGCGCGGTGGACGGCTCCGGCGAGACCGACGGCGGCACGGGATCCACCCCCGCGCCGACCACGGCGCCGACGGCTCCCGCCCAGGACGTGCAGGCGGCCCTGGCCGCGGCCGGCCAGGCGCTGCAGGAGAGGGAGGCGGCCTACAAGGCCAACGACCTCGTCGGCGCCGCGCAGGCCGACCAGCGGCTCACCGAGGCGCTGAACCGGGCGATCGAGCTGGGCGCGGCCCAGCAGTAGCCCGAGCGCTCCACCAGGACGGCCCCGGCGGCCCCGCGATGCGGGTGCTGCCGGGGCCGTCCTCGTGCGGGGGAGCGGGCGGCGGGGCGAGGAGTCGCCGAGTGGTCATGAGCACCCCGGACGTCTGGTAATGTATTCCTCGTAGCGCGGGGTGGAGCAGTTCGGTAGCTCGCTGGGCTCATAACCCAGAGGTCGTAGGTTCAAATCCTGCCCCCGCAACAAGATGAAGGCC
This is a stretch of genomic DNA from Clavibacter zhangzhiyongii. It encodes these proteins:
- a CDS encoding zinc-dependent metalloprotease; translated protein: MADEPTPNPEDEFRRMLERFLGADGQIDPDKLAGAAGLPQDPETVRQLLAQLQGALANSGDGVDWKVAREGARQLASAEQTQVTAAASAPLDQAFQVAALWLDEVTHVSQLTVAPRLVTRAQWTELTMPVWTQLAEPVALSIADSLTEVLQQNAPEEMQGMVAGAGRMMRNLGGTLFAMQLGQVVGQLSTEVVSGGDVGIPLLDDQQAALLPQNVAGFGSGLDVPEDQVQIYLAVRELAHARLFRHARWLRLQLISSITEFAKGVHIDTDRLETLAEGFDPSNPEELRQAMVDGSLIPPKTDAQLAALARLETMLALIEGWVDVVTAAATVRLPRASAIAETVRRRRATGGPAESAFATLVGLELRPRRLREAAAMWQAVTDGVGAEQRDALWSHPDVLPASEDIDAPHALVARLTQGEPEPDEVDQALEDLLSGSDAGRPVEDGQGRATEPGAPTDEGPDDSPGADPRPV
- a CDS encoding YlbL family protein → MSLFAQHAPRAPRPPRRRRVGRVLAGAGAVLALALGLLPSPYVIEQPGPVFDTLGTSDHQGTERPLIAIPDRPTYPTDGRLDMLTVSVVGNPAQRPDWFSVVSAWLDPSRSVIPLEAVFPADQTAEERDAQNQVQMTDSQQDAVAAALTELGIDVPRTLQVQTVLAGSAADGSLRAGDAIRTVDGDPVVDLADLQARVAAAGTGTALSFGITRDGAESTVEVTPAERDGRAVIGVVTSTAYEFPFEVDIQLDDVGGPSAGMMFALGIMDKLEEGSLTGGKAIAGTGTIDASGTVGPIGGIRQKLFGAERAGAEYFLAPADNCDEVRGHVPDGLRVFAVTTLDDSLAALGAVSSGGDLDALPTC
- a CDS encoding UPF0182 family protein, giving the protein MTSTSARPARRSRAPLAITAAIIAALVIAFFIFAGFYADVLWYDQLGYLGVLLTQWGAGIALFLVGFLAMAIPVFVSIQVAYRSRPVYAKLNSQLDRYQQVVEPLRRLAMFAIPAVFGLFAGVSASSGWQRTLLWLNRTPAGTVDPQFKLDVSFYMFELPFYHAVVGFASAVVIISMLGVLATSYLYGAVRFTGREVRISKSSRIQIAITAGVYFLLQGVSIWLDQYSSVVNTANGGLITGAAYSDVNAVIPGRAILAGIAAVVALLFIVTAVIGRWRLPIIGTAGLIVTSILIGTAYPAVVQRFQVEPSERTLEAQYLERNIEATRDAYGLADIEEIPYDATTDTTPGALREDAATTANIRILDPAVVGDAFSQLQQFRQYYQFGDNLDVDRYDIDGRVQDTVVAVRELSPDNTGTSWVNQHLVYTHGYSLVAAYGTQRTSDGQPVFLESGIPASGDLGDFEPRVYFGENSPDYSIVGGPESGDKVELDYPSGEDGADETYTTFQGNGGPKVDNVFKRLIYALKFQSEQIFLASQVNDQSQIIYDRDPAQRVGKVAPYLTVDKDPYPSVVDGRVVWIVDGYTTSDQYPYSERNDMSRLIADSQQTQPLVPTDRINYIRNSVKATVDAYDGKVTLYAWDTDDPILKTWQKVFPSTLKPIADISGELMSHLRFPADMFKVQRAVLGKYHVTDPGSIYSNQDLWTTPNDPTASTDAGTQAKLQPPYYLTMQMPGQDAPRFSLYSTFIPPATQDTARSVLTGYLGVDSDAGSTAGQKAEDYGKLRLLTLPNDDTIPAPTQIQNNFNSDTNVANQLNLLERGGRTSVVRGNLLTLPVGGGLLYVQPVYVRSTGDTSYPLLRKVLVAFGDKIAFEDTLDAALDSIFEGDSGATAGDEAVEGTTPADPGAVDGSGETDGGTGSTPAPTTAPTAPAQDVQAALAAAGQALQEREAAYKANDLVGAAQADQRLTEALNRAIELGAAQQ